A genome region from Littorina saxatilis isolate snail1 linkage group LG16, US_GU_Lsax_2.0, whole genome shotgun sequence includes the following:
- the LOC138950889 gene encoding ankyrin-1-like, giving the protein MKRRLGTKRSKLPFDIPHPDSMTLREACHRGLKNQVDTVLAISPHVINDKNEDGHTGLHIAAASGNVDIVEILLAQGAQVDVLADLQWTPLHWGCQEGDVRVAKCLCSHGADVNARTEEKQTPLHIAVGHSHELVAKCLIEHGAEVNTQDAEGATPLFLATFNFSREIVKLLLERGASVDIGKENGATPLYRAAQAGHTDLVKLLLEHNANTEIPFQHQVGSATPLFIASQKGHTDIVQLLLESGAKANFARTDGATSLLIAAVNGHTKVVELFLKHGASAEAAFHCETGTASPLFVASQNGHTDVARLLLEHGTDKEFRRENGATPLFMAAKFGHTDVVGLLLEHKANVNCRTDTLTTPLMAASFEGHVEVVMLLLANEADFSLKDKSAKTAAMWARQRGHLAILHRLNKGRSNSLPVEHSAGLH; this is encoded by the coding sequence ATGAAGCGACGACTCGGCACGAAGAGATCCAAGCTCCCGTTCGACATACCGCACCCAGACAGTATGACGCTGCGGGAGGCGTGTCACCGCGGACTGAAGAACCAGGTGGATACAGTCCTGGCCATCAGTCCTCACGTCATCAACGACAAGAACGAGGATGGTCACACCGGACTCCACATCGCCGCAGCCAGCGGTAACGTGGACATCGTGGAGATCTTGCTGGCCCAGGGAGCTCAAGTGGATGTCCTCGCTGATCTCCAGTGGACGCCTCTGCACTGGGGCTGTCAAGAAGGCGACGTCCGCGTGGCCAAGTGTCTGTGTAGTCATGGCGCGGACGTCAACGCTAGAACAGAAGAGAAGCAGACTCCTCTCCACATAGCCGTTGGTCACTCGCATGAGCTGGTGGCCAAGTGTCTGATAGAGCATGGAGCTGAAGTTAACACGCAGGATGCAGAAGGAGCCACGCCGCTCTTCCTCGCTACCTTTAACTTCAGCAGGGAGATTGTCAAGCTGCTTCTCGAACGTGGAGCGTCAGTGGACATCGGCAAAGAGAACGGAGCCACGCCGCTGTACCGAGCGGCCCAAGCCGGGCACACAGACCTCGTCAAGCTCTTGCTGGAGCACAACGCCAACACTGAGATTCCCTTCCAGCACCAAGTAGGCTCAGCCACTCCCCTCTTCATCGCATCCCAGAAGGGACACACAGACATTGTCCAGCTTCTTCTCGAGTCCGGGGCCAAGGCGAACTTTGCGCGGACAGACGGAGCAACGTCGTTGTTGATAGCCGCTGTCAATGGACATACTAAAGTTGTTGAACTGTTCCTAAAACACGGCGCTAGCGCTGAGGCCGCATTCCACTGCGAAACGGGGACAGCATCGCCCCTCTTCGTCGCGTCTCAGAACGGACACACAGATGTAGCGAGGCTTCTCCTTGAGCACGGGACGGACAAGGAGTTCAGGCGGGAAAACGGAGCCACCCCGTTGTTCATGGCTGCAAAGTTTGGACACACCGACGTCGTGGGGCTGCTTTTGGAGCACAAGGCCAACGTGAACTGTCGCACGGACACACTGACAACCCCGCTCATGGCGGCCAGTTTCGAAGGTCACGTGGAAGTCGTGATGCTGCTCCTCGCAAACGAGGCGGACTTCAGCCTCAAGGACAAGAGCGCGAAGACTGCTGCGATGTGGGCAAGGCAGAGGGGGCACCTGGCTATTCTACATCGTTTGAATAAAGGGCGGTCCAACAGCCTTCCTGTGGAACATTCCGCAGGGTTACATTGA
- the LOC138949969 gene encoding fucolectin-like: protein MLSDAENNPRRFRRQQLIPKGLTNVALYKPAWASSYYDIYNNPNSANDGNLETSLANCFNTAESDNNDWHWWRVDLLAIYDIFYVSVTNRGDCCQDRLRNFTVRVAYSMKQKYTPIQSDTVEKTCVRVGTLGLGATVRYKCQDAPILGRYVTLVMPKQREHGYGLDKPAPMHLCELQVLGRTTSIYVVGGS from the exons ATGCTAAGTGACGCTGAAAATAACCCACGCCGTTTTAGGAGACAGCAACTTATTCCGAAAG GGCTGACAAACGTGGCGCTGTACAAGCCAGCCTGGGCCAGCTCCTACTACGACATCTACAACAACCCCAACAGTGCCAACGACGGCAATCTGGAGACGTCTTTGGCCAACTGCTTCAACACGGCGGAATCGGACAACAACGACTGGCACTGGTGGAGGGTGGATCTCCTAGCGATCTACGACATCTTCTACGTGTCTGTCACCAACCGCGGAGATTGCTGTC AGGACAGACTGAGAAACTTCACAGTGCGCGTGGCCTACTCCATGAAGCAAAAGTACACCCCTATCCAGAGCGACACCGTGGAGAAGACGTGCGTGAGAGTCGGCACATTGGGACTGGGGGCCACAGTGCGATACAAGTGCCAAGACGCCCCCATTCTCGGCAGATACGTCACCCTGGTGATGCCAAAGCAGAGAGAACATGGATACGGTCTTGACAAACCCGCTCCCATGCATCTGTGCGAACTGCAGGTGTTGGGACGAACAACATCCATTTAT GTTGTGGGGGGGTCTTAA
- the LOC138950891 gene encoding ankyrin-1-like — MKRRLGTKRSKLPFDIPHPDSMTLREACHRGLKNQVDTVLASSPHVINDKNEDGHTGLHIAAASGNVDIVEILLAQGAEVDVLADLQWTPLHWGCQEGDVCVVKCLCSHGADVNARTEEKQTPLHIAVGHSHELVTKCLIEHGAEVNTQDAEGATPLFLATFNFCREIVKLLLERGAYVDISKGNGATPLYRAAQAGHTDLVKLLLEHNANTEIPFQHQVGSATPLFIASQKGHTDIVQLLLESGAKANFARTDGATSLLIAAVNGHTKVVELFLKHGASAEAAFHCETGTASPLFVASQNGHTDVARLLLEHGTDKEFRRENGATPLFMAAKFGHTDVVGLLLEHKANVNCRTDTLTTPLMAASFEGHVEVVMLLLANEADFSLKDKSAKTAAMWARQRGHLAILHRLNKGRSNSLPVEHSAGLH; from the coding sequence ATGAAGCGACGACTCGGCACGAAGAGATCCAAGCTCCCGTTCGACATACCGCACCCAGACAGTATGACGCTGCGGGAGGCGTGTCACCGCGGGCTGAAGAACCAGGTGGATACAGTCCTGGCCAGCAGTCCTCACGTCATCAACGACAAGAACGAGGATGGTCACACCGGACTCCACATCGCCGCAGCCAGCGGTAACGTGGACATCGTGGAGATCTTGCTGGCCCAGGGAGCTGAGGTGGATGTCCTCGCTGATCTCCAGTGGACGCCTCTGCACTGGGGCTGTCAAGAAGGCGACGTCTGCGTGGTCAAGTGTCTGTGTAGTCACGGCGCGGACGTCAACGCTAGAACGGAAGAGAAGCAGACTCCTCTCCACATAGCCGTTGGTCACTCGCATGAGCTGGTGACCAAGTGTCTGATAGAGCATGGAGCTGAAGTTAACACGCAGGATGCAGAAGGAGCCACGCCGCTCTTCCTCGCTACCTTCAACTTCTGCAGGGAGATTGTCAAGCTGCTTCTCGAACGTGGAGCGTATGTGGACATCAGCAAAGGGAACGGAGCCACGCCGCTGTACCGAGCGGCCCAAGCCGGGCACACAGACCTCGTCAAGCTCTTACTGGAGCACAACGCCAACACTGAGATTCCCTTCCAGCACCAAGTAGGCTCAGCCACTCCCCTCTTCATCGCATCCCAGAAGGGACACACAGACATTGTCCAGCTTCTTCTCGAGTCCGGGGCCAAGGCGAACTTTGCGCGGACAGACGGAGCAACGTCGTTGTTGATAGCCGCTGTCAATGGACATACTAAAGTTGTTGAACTGTTCCTAAAACACGGCGCTAGCGCTGAGGCCGCATTCCACTGCGAAACGGGGACAGCATCGCCCCTCTTCGTCGCGTCTCAGAACGGACACACAGATGTAGCGAGGCTTCTCCTTGAGCACGGGACGGACAAGGAGTTCAGGCGGGAAAACGGAGCCACCCCGTTGTTCATGGCTGCAAAGTTTGGACACACCGACGTCGTGGGGCTGCTTTTGGAGCACAAGGCCAACGTGAACTGTCGCACGGACACACTGACAACCCCGCTCATGGCGGCCAGTTTCGAAGGTCACGTGGAAGTCGTGATGCTGCTCCTCGCCAACGAGGCGGACTTCAGCCTCAAGGACAAGAGCGCAAAGACTGCTGCGATGTGGGCAAGGCAGAGGGGGCACCTGGCTATTCTACATCGTTTGAATAAAGGGCGGTCCAACAGCCTTCCTGTGGAACATTCCGCAGGGTTACATTGA